From a single Nostoc sp. MS1 genomic region:
- a CDS encoding inositol monophosphatase family protein, translating to MSDFWTTVLEFAQTTTTRVGAQLMQDFGQVQALQKADGSLVTQADKWADQEIRDAIAANFAGYGILAEESDRTFPGTEWCWVIDPLDGTTNFTRGIPIWSISLGLLYQGTPIFGYVYVPPLNQAFHGFYPGTSGLATPSGAFLNHHPIHTSNDAPSSNHFFNLCSRSLSVVQNGFPCKIRMLGVASYNFLTVATGATLGGIEATPKVWDIAGAWVIVQAAGGSWVSLNSEPFPLIAGEDYSDRSFPTLVVSRSELVPYFTPLI from the coding sequence ATGAGTGATTTTTGGACAACAGTTCTCGAATTTGCCCAAACTACTACCACCAGAGTAGGCGCACAATTAATGCAGGATTTTGGGCAAGTGCAGGCTTTGCAAAAAGCCGATGGTAGTTTGGTAACGCAAGCAGATAAATGGGCAGATCAAGAAATTCGTGATGCGATCGCAGCTAATTTCGCTGGTTATGGCATATTAGCAGAAGAAAGCGATCGCACCTTTCCGGGAACAGAATGGTGTTGGGTGATTGATCCCCTAGATGGGACAACAAACTTCACACGGGGTATTCCTATTTGGTCGATTTCCTTGGGTTTACTTTATCAAGGCACACCAATTTTTGGTTATGTTTATGTACCGCCCCTTAATCAAGCCTTTCATGGTTTCTACCCAGGTACATCAGGTTTAGCTACCCCATCAGGAGCCTTTCTTAATCATCACCCCATCCATACCAGTAACGATGCTCCCAGTAGCAACCACTTCTTTAACCTTTGTTCCCGCAGTCTCTCGGTTGTACAGAATGGCTTTCCCTGCAAAATTCGGATGTTGGGTGTAGCGAGTTACAACTTCCTCACTGTGGCGACAGGGGCGACACTAGGGGGTATAGAAGCAACGCCAAAAGTTTGGGATATAGCAGGCGCATGGGTAATTGTGCAAGCGGCTGGCGGTAGCTGGGTATCCCTTAACAGTGAACCTTTTCCTTTAATAGCAGGGGAAGATTATAGCGATCGCTCTTTCCCTACCCTCGTCGTCAGTCGCTCAGAATTAGTCCCCTACTTCACACCCTTGATTTAA